A stretch of Mus caroli chromosome 5, CAROLI_EIJ_v1.1, whole genome shotgun sequence DNA encodes these proteins:
- the LOC110294059 gene encoding intraflagellar transport protein 172 homolog, which produces MQLKHLRTLLSPQDGAAKVTCMAWSQNNAKFAVCTVDRVVLLYDEHGERRDKFSTKPADMKYGRKSYMVKGMAFSPDSTKIAIGQTDNIIYVYKIGEDWGDKKVICNKFIQTSAVTCLQWPAEYIIVFGLAEGKVRLANTKTNKSSTIYGTESYVVALTTNCSGKGILSGHADGTIVRYFFDDEGSGESQGKLVNHPCPPYALAWATNSIVAAGCDRRIVAYGKEGHVLQTFDYSRDPQEREFTTAAASPGGQSVVLGSYDRLRVFNWSPRRSIWEEAKPKEIANLYTVTALAWKRDGSRLCAGTLCGGVEQFDCCLRRSIYKNKFELTYVGPSQVIVKNLSSGTRVVLKSHYGYEVEEVKILGKERYLVAHTSDTLLLGDLNTNRLSEIAWQGSGGNEKYFFENENVCMIFNAGELTLVEYGSNDSLGSVRTEFMNPHLISVRINERCQRGMEDNKKLAYLVDIKTIAIVDLIGGYNIGTISHESRVDWLELNETGHKLLFRDRKLRLHLYDIESCSKTMILNFCSYVQWVPGSDVLVAQNRNSLCVWYNIEAPERVTMSSIRVC; this is translated from the exons GATGGAGCTGCGAAGGTGACATGCATGGCCTGGTCCCAGAACAATGCTAAATTTGCTGTCTGCACAGTGGACCGAGTGGTACTTCTGTATGATGAACATGGGGAGCGGAGAGACAAGTTCTCCACCAAGCCAGCTGACATGAAG TACGGCAGGAAAAGCTACATGGTGAAAGGCATGGCTTTCTCTCCTGATTCCACAAAAATTGCCATAGGACAGACTGACAACATCATCTATGTCTACAAGATTGGAGAAGATTG GGGAGACAAGAAGGTCATCTGCAATAAGTTCATCCAGACG AGTGCTGTGACTTGTCTGCAGTGGCCTGCGGAATACATCATTGTCTTTGGACTGGCTGAAGGCAAG gttcgCTTAGCAAACACTAAAACTAACAAGTCATCTACTATCTATGGGACAGAGTCTTATGTGGTAGCACTGACAACCAA CTGCTCTGGAAAGGGGATCCTCTCAGGTCACGCAGACGGCACCATCGTCAGGTACTTCTTCGATGATGAAGGCTCTGGAGAGTCACAG GGAAAGTTGGTTAACCATCCATGCCCACCCTATGCCTTGGCCTGGGCCACCAACAGCATTGTGGCCGCTGGCTGTGACCGGAGGATTGTGGCCTATGGAAAGGAAGGCCATGTGCTGCAGACTTTTGACTATAGCCGCGATCCTCAGGAGCGGGAGTTCACCACAGCTGCTGCAAGTCCTGGAGGCCAGTCTGTTGTGCTGGGAAGTTATGACAG ACTTCGGGTGTTCAACTGGAGTCCTCGAAGAAGCATCTGGGAAGAGGCGAAACCCAAGGAGATTGCTAACTTATACACCGTCACCGCCTTGGCCTGGAAGCGGGATGGCTCACGACTCTGTGCG GGAACACTCTGTGGTGGGGTGGAACAGTTTGACTGCTGCCTCCGAAGGAGCATTTACAAGAACAAGTTCGAGCTGACGTACGTGGGCCCTAGCCAG GTGATTGTGAAGAACCTGTCTTCAGGGACCAGGGTGGTGCTCAAGTCACACTATGGCTATGAAGTAGAAGAGGTGAAAATCCTGGGAAAGGAACGTtacttggtggctcacacatCAGACACGCTGCTGCTGGGAGACCTGAACACGAACCGCCTCAGCGAG ATAGCCTGGCAGGGATCTGGTGGCaatgagaaatatttctttgaaaatgagaAT GTGTGCATGATCTTCAATGctggagagctgaccctggtggaaTATGGGAGTAACGACTCCTTGGGTTCTGTGCGCACTGAATTCATGAACCCTCACCTCATCAG CGTCCGTATCAATGAGCGCTGCCAGCGAGGAATGGAAGATAATAAGAAATTGGCTTATCTTGTTGATATTAAGACGATTGCTATAG TGGATCTGATTGGTGGCTACAACATTGGTACTATCAGTCACGAAAGCCGGGTGGATTGGCTAGAACTTAACGAGACTGGACACAAGCTTCTCTTTAGAGACCGGAAACTTCGG ctGCATCTATATGATATTGAAAGCTGCTCTAAGACAATGATCCTCAACTTCTGCTCCTACGTGCAGTGGGTTCCAGGGAGTGATGTGCTGGTAGCTCAGAACCGAAACAGCTTATGTGTATGGTACAATATTGAGGCCCCTGAGAGAGTCACCATGTCCTCTATCAGGGTATGTTGA